A genomic region of Magnolia sinica isolate HGM2019 chromosome 6, MsV1, whole genome shotgun sequence contains the following coding sequences:
- the LOC131248175 gene encoding ankyrin repeat-containing protein At5g02620-like isoform X4, translating to MSQVNVLKAALQGEWEAITTLYRERPTLCDAAPVTAVTGNTLIHIAVQYSGRAEVVSELLDLLPERVRVAKNNGGNTSLHEAARAGNTEIATVILKKDEGLITSRNSCGETPVFCAATHGKKEMLNFLVSVAKNVVHEVMVRRNDGATILHAATLGGFYADVALEILELCPEMAFSRDNRGMTALHLLAFSSSSFKSRTIFSLQSVGEAPFLIYEKIAVALYASCPVLRNVYIAKQKHTWALQLVKRLIEKEAQWRYEHDGMGPNKSYGWHRINDGDESKKMKNKNIEKKLDRPLILATKFGIVELVREIVKVFPESVEFVDEAGKNLLHLAVEHRQEYVLKLLNKMRIATAMMAAGIDIGGNTILHLAAKLGEYKPKHVSGPAIHMQWESVWFERVKKLCPAHLVPYRNRSNLTAKQVFTQSHRSLLKQGEEWLKDGSNTCIVVSTLIATVTFAAAFTIPGGNDSGTGLPVLQQHPNFIPFIEYIAVSLLFSLLSLAMFLSIYASRFEEEDFLAWLPIQCFVAITALFNSVVFTVSAFMIAFLLVTDWNLPKPVSIADIALASVGFSCFCPVYLHIVYLPICYSIDLLCICI from the exons ATGTCTCAAGTCAATGTTTTAAAAGCTGCACTGCAAGGGGAGTGGGAAGCAATCACCACCTTGTACCGAGAGCGGCCCACCTTATGCGATGCCGCTCCAGTCACCGCTGTTACAGGTAACACACTCATTCACATTGCAGTGCAATATTCCGGTCGAGCCGAAGTGGTTAGTGAGCTGCTAGACTTACTGCCAGAACGTGTACGCGTAGCAAAGAACAACGGAGGGAACACTTCACTCCACGAAGCTGCCAGGGCCGGGAACACTGAGATTGCAACGGTGATACTGAAGAAGGATGAGGGCTTGATTACAAGCCGCAACAGCTGTGGCGAGACGCCTGTGTTTTGCGCTGCCACGCATGGAAAGAAGGAGATGCTCAACTTCCTTGTTTCTGTGGCTAAGAATGTTGTTCATGAGGTGATGGTGAGGAGGAACGACGGAGCTACTATCCTTCATGCAGCTACTCTTGGTGGATTTTACG CAGATGTAGCGTTGGAGATCTTGGAGTTGTGTCCAGAGATGGCATTCAGTAGGGACAACCGTGGAATGACGGCCCTTCATCTTCTCGCCTTCTCTTCATCTTCTTTCAAGAGCAGAACCATATTTTCTCTTCAATCTGTTGGGGAAGCGCCTTTTCTGATCTATGAAAAGATAGCCGTCGCCTTGTACGCTT CATGCCCGGTACTCAGAAATGTTTACATTGCAAAGCAAAAGCACACATGGGCATTGCAACTTGTGAAGCGTTTGATAGAAAAGGAAGCTCAATGGAGATATGAACATGATGGTATGGGCCCAAATAAAAGCTATGGATGGCATCGAATCAATGATGGTGATGAATCAaagaagatgaaaaataagaataTCGAGAAGAAATTAGATAGACCTCTCATTCTTGCAACAAAGTTTGGGATAGTGGAGTTGGTGCGGGAGATAGTGAAAGTATTCCCGGAATCTGTAGAATTCGTCGACGAAGCTGGGAAGAACCTGTTGCATTTGGCGGTGGAGCACCGACAGGAGTATGTTCTCAAGTTATTGAACAAGATGAGGATAGCGACTGCAATGATGGCAGCTGGGATTGACATAGGCGGTAACACTATCTTGCATCTTGCAGCCAAGCTTGGAGAATATAAGCCAAAGCACGTAAGTGGGCCCGCCATTCATATGCAATGGGAGAGTGTCTGGTTTGAG CGTGTAAAGAAGTTGTGTCCAGCACATTTGGTACCCTACAGGAACAGGAGTAATCTAACAGCTAAGCAAGTATTCACACAGAGCCATAGAAGCCTCCTTAAACAAGGAGAGGAGTGGCTGAAAGATGGGTCTAACACATGCATTGTCGTGTCCACCCTCATTGCCACCGTCACATTCGCTGCGGCCTTCACCATACCTGGCGGCAATGACAGCGGAACAGGGCTACCGGTCCTCCAACAGCACCCGAATTTCATACCTTTCATAGAGTACATAGCCGTTTCCCTGTTATTCTCATTGCTCTCCCTTGCAATGTTCCTTTCCATCTACGCCTCTCGCTTCGAAGAAGAGGACTTCCTCGCATGGTTGCCTATTCAGTGCTTTGTCGCCATCACTGCTCTATTCAACTCGGTTGTGTTCACCGTATCGGCATTCATGATAGCTTTTCTTCTGGTGACTGATTGGAACCTTCCGAAGCCGGTAAGCATCGCGGATATTGCACTTGCCAGCGTCGGCTTTTCATGCTTTTGTCCTGTTTATCTGCATATAGTTTACCTCCCCATCTGCTATTCGATTGATCTACTCTGTATCTGTATCTGA